From the genome of Aspergillus oryzae RIB40 DNA, chromosome 4:
TCAGTGGCGTGAAATCTGCAGTAAACGATTCATGGTTACTCCACATAGCAAAAACAGTTAGTTTAGACTTTTTCATGGATCTGGAACGTACCTTTTCTCCAAGTCGTCATGCACAATTTCTTATGACTCTCTAGTTCCGTTCATAGTGCGGCACTATTAGAAATCGGTTCCACTGCCTTGGCCAAGTCGCCCTTGACGGCCCTTCGTCGATGGGAAATGTCACAAAGCTCATGCGATATACTGTTCAGTATGTGCTAAGGCGAAAGCACAAGGCTCACAGGTATCTGAACCATGttgctgatgttgatgttttCTCAATAGATGACCTGCAAATTTTGCGTGTTGTACGCGATTTGTGGAACGCCTACAGATGCATGGCAGGGATGTGTCCTACTGCAGAGAATATCCCTCTAGTCTTATGTGCAAGAATCGACATCTTATGGTGCGCGCTCTCGACCCTCGCATGAGTGCTCGAGTTATGATAACTATCTCACTTCCTATAGCAGTCATTTGTCATTCTGATCAAACTATGTCTATACTAAGACCAGCTATAACCACATATCTCACTCAACCCACACTCAGGCACATGCTACCATTGTCTGGAGGTAAGACCAACGCTAAATCTACAAAAGATGCGAATACACGGAGAAGAATCATTTACAAGAGTCTCTTCAACACTTCAACCTCTGTTTACCCACACCAGTCATCTATAATGAGAGTCCCTAAGTGGATACGGATACGAGATTAGTACTTATTAGCCACCAGCAGTGTCCATCGGAGTAAAGCGCAGACTTCCCTACCGTGATCcggcgatggagaagatgattccGGTCACTGAGAGAGCTTCCTGTGCATACTAGATGCTGTTTTGTCATACGAGCTTCCCGAGCACAGACCACTTATGAGGAAGCTGCAGTAGCGTGGAGACGGTTTGTTGCCCAAAGGTTTTGGGCCGACTGATGGGAGACCAAGGGTTATGAAAATGAGTTATTGCGATCTTCCAGCAAAGGTATTGATCTGCTTTGTTGAGCTCCGTAGCTGCCCTTATCATCTATCGTTAGGACAAGGCTACAGAACCATAATTAACGGCAGCCAACGGCTATTATGCGTTGTCCAGCGATAACTAGTTCATCTTTTATGTCTATTCTTATCAGGGATCGCCCTGTACAGGCCTTGAAGGGCCTTGCACTTCGTGCCCTTCTGTATTGGAGGAAAGATCGTACGAAGATAGGGATGAAGCACTCTATTTACAAATGCAGATCATTCCATTCCTAAGAAAGATACGTCCCGATGTCTAAAGCTGAGTGCCAGTGCGCCGTTTCGTATTCACACATTTAAGGCCGACTCTTCAACCGGGCCCAGCGGTATTCCGTTGCCCTGAGATCTGTGAACCATCCAACTCCGAAACAATGTGATGTCCTGGTAGCTCGGACTTGGGCCTATTTGACTGCGGTCCTTGTGACATGCCGTTATTTGTGACTGGAAAAGGTGGAACCTGCGAATGTCCAACCTCTGGCTTAGCCGGAGCTGgtttgcttctccttgacccACACCTATACCACAACCATGCAATCAACCCGAATAAGATTATTGCGCCTAAGCAGGCGGCGACAATGATTCCGGCCTTCGCTGCAGGGGACAAATGCGCAGATATGGAGGCGCTAACTTTTATTCCAGAAGACGAGTCCGATGACGTTGGAGGGGGTTGCGTCGACGTCGGCAAGTCAGTTGCCATGTGGTTGATCTGGATCATGGGAGCTCTGACAGTATACGCAGAGATAGTGTGCGTCAGGGTCACCGACTTGGATGTTGTCGCTGTGACAGTCGCCGGTACTGTCATATATGTATAACCATTGCTCGAGCCGGACTTGCATTGCACGATTGGGAAAGAGCCAGTAACATAAACGGATTGACATGTTTGATATTGGTCATGGCGGGCATGCCCACATGAATAGCCGCTGTCAAGATCCTTTAGTTAAACTCGACATCCGGGCGCCCCCAAGGGAGATATTACGATCGCGTTGGGCAAACCTACCTCGGACAACAACCTACAGCAGTCTCGCCGTCATTCAACGAGTATTGGAACTGGAAACCCCCATTTGATCCACCTGTCGCCGAACACGCAGTCACCATCCCAGCAGGGCAATGTATACCTGGCGAATAGAAGCCCCAGCCGTTGAGGGCTACTCCTGTCGCCAGGTTGGGATTGGCCCGAGCTGGCCAAcattcaacatcatcctgCACCCCTTGATGGTTAAAGGCATTATTACTGCATGTTTGAGCCTGCCATCCTTGTGTGCAGGTTGGACATGCTCCTACAGCAACAGTACATGATTCCGGATAAGTGAATGTGGTAGTCAATGGTCCGAGGTTGGTCCTGAGGGATGTCATTGGTGTGTTTTCTTGTGTTGGTAAAACCTTCAGGAAAGCCTCTTATCTAGGACAAGCATTCACAATTTTAGGCGGAATGCAGGGAGGGAGGTGGAAAACCACAATTAAGCGAGAAATATTAGCCCAGTGACCTGATTATGTTCAAAAATAAACATATCTCAGATACTTTTATCAATCTTGGTATCTGCAGTATCCGCGTCAACAAGGTGGCTTACGCGACGTATGTTTTGCGGAGGTTTAAACAATTGCCAGACGAAGGTGGAATTTAACGAAAGTCCCCTGTTGATCTCGCAAGACTTGAATCCATAACACCGTAGTAACCCGAAGCAAGGGGGGAAGGCTATACAAAACACTCCATCCCTGCCAAGGCTCAGCCCGGTTGATCGACAGGGCTGAATGTGTATCAATGTAATAATAACTACCATCAAGTAGGATGTGTGCGCGCAATAGAGACCAAATAGCCTTGCATATGACATGCGCATGTACAGGAATTTCTTCGGATACTTCTAGcttacttctttcttcaagTTGACAATCCTTATTGTATCTAGTCCAGCCCCCATGCCCCactatatatcttcaacCTGAGGCCAGCTCTTATTCGACATGCTATGTTTTACTCAGACACGACCTCTTTTTTATATCAATCTACCAGgattctcctccatctctgtCTTACAATGGTAATAGCATGGCTAAATGGAGAAACGTTTCTATAAATATTATCTACGAGCTAGAAGCATGACTTCAAGTTGAAAATCATTAAATGGATATTTCGCTCCCTCGcccctctccctctcgcTTCAAGTAtcaagaatcaaagaaaaaagagaaagaaagaaaaatccaaaGCTAAAGTGTACCAACTCTTGTCAAACTTCAAACGAGGACCCTGAGGCCATCGCAGAGCAAAAGCCGAGGTCTCGACTCAAACCGATGCCTAATCACAGCCCGATAACACTGAATACTTCGGCTCTTCGAGAGTATCCAGAAGGAACAAGACAGTTGCTCCGGAGCTACAGGTGCAACAAGGCGGGATAATGAAATGTCTACTACACTTGGATAAGGTCCACGAAGGCATTCACTTTACCGCTGGGGTGTGGTACATGGCCACGATAATGGAGCCTAGGTTACTGCCGAATATAGATTCCCACTAGATTAAGGCTATCGGCGAATCAAGGTCTACTGTATCACTAAGCGCCTGGCATATATGTTGGTGGAGCAGAATGAATCATTCAAATAAACTAGTGAACAGCCGAGGGAACTGAGCGCGCACGGACACTTGTTCGCTTACTCGGTCTGCTACCCTCTGTCTCTCGGTCGCATATTCTATACCGAAGCGATCTTGAGGATCTTAGACTGTATTGGCTCTCGGGTTGAGACATAACGTTAGTTGTGGCTCCTATATCGGGCGGCATGTCCGTCCAAAGGGCATTGGTATCAGCTCATGCTCACAGCGTGAGGCGACTGAGCTCACCAATCTTTTTTGATTCCCAGCGTACACCATTTGCATGCACATTCGCAACTCGGCAGGCCAGTCAAAGTTCGAGTAAACCTGCGCCCAGATCATGTTCGTTCTCCACTGTGGTGTCTCCGTCCCATGTTGACCCAGCCCGCGAGGAGTTGAATGCCGACCGTCTGATATCTTCGCTGCCACTGGTCCGATACCTTCGGTCGCTATCACTATCGGGCAAGGGTGTACCACGATCATCAATCTATGAGGAGTCACGCCCTTCACGTACCATACATCCCACTGCCAGTTCGGTGCACATGGTCATCGGACCGCTGTCTGGGCCGACCAAGATGCCAACCGACCCATATTTCTTCGTCAAATCAGACGACGCATGCCGCTTGATCGGCATTTGTTACCTAGGGAGTAACCTCTGTGGTCATCCGGGATTCGTCCACGGGGGTCTCCTGTTTACATTATTCGACGATGCCTTTGCACGGTGTGCTTCGAATGTTTTTAGTAGTCGGATAGGCATGACGGCAAACCTCGATATCAGTTTCCGGAACCCGTCTATTCCAGACAGGGTATACATTTACCGCAGCAAGGTGATCAAAAGAGAGGGACGAAAGGCATGGATCGCTGGTGAAATTCGGTGCCTTAGGCCTTTCAcggccgaggagatgctcAGGCGGCAGGAGTCGACTAACTCTAAAGTGAGTGTagaggagaatgaaggtaCACTAGTTGCTGAGGCCAAGGCACTTTTCGTTGAGCCCAGGGACGTTACTGTAAGATCCTCACTCATACCACGTTGTGTCTAGTATCTAACAGCATATAGGCGATGGTTCCACTGTATCCCAAGTAGAAGATGAGCTACTAATGTGTTGTTCTGGATCAAATCAGGGACACTTCATGCTATAACATAGGTCACATAACCCAAAATCTATCATTCGGGGCCTCTTCCTGAATTTAAAAGTAGCAGCAAAAAGTTCGGCCCACTGTCAACATGGTTGAACGGTTTACGATCTATACTGCCATGAGCCGACAATAGCCGAGCCCGACCTCATTCTTTGGGACGATATGGAGTATGGGCCACATAGTGTATTCAGTGAAGAGCTGCTGTGGGTCTGATGATTCAGTTATGCTTAAGTGAACTTTCGTTAATTTTAACTTCTTACTTTTTCACCTAAACGAAGCTTTCTATCCCGACGTTCTGGTTTGTAGACGTTGTGTCCCACGTGCATACATCGACGACATAGAATTGCTTTCCACATCGCGAACTGCTCAGTAGTTCCAAAATAATAGTTACGACCAAATGAAACAGGTGAAACATTTTGTTAATCATATTCAAGTACACCTCCGCCTCTAGCCGCTCCATTTGTAAAGGATACAagcttttttccttttctctcccgatATCGGTGTCTCATACTCTTTGCAATGAAACTCTGCCATTACCATGTCTGCTTTTTACGTTTCGTCTGTTAGGACTGTCTGTGCCTCAAGAGCTAGTGCaatgaatttttttttcttggtgcTTACCCAAGTGGTACACTATAAGTATACCAGACGTTCATTTGGAAAGCAGATACCGGATCGGATGCGGATCTTCAATTGGCATAAACTGCACTAAATATCACAAGTCTGAAGATGACACCGAATGATACGAAAGTTCCtgctgggttggggttggaaAGCGCTGACACCGGCTTTCAATCCCAAACGTCTCTAGAAGCGAAGGCTGATCATCCATTTGCATTGGCTCAGGATGCCTTCGGCGACGAGTCAAATGCCGAGGTGAAATACAAGGTCTTATCATGGTGGTAAGCATCAAAATCGGGGGGACTGGCAACCTTTTACTGGGGTTTAGCTAATAGTGGCCACTAGGCAATGTGGATTACGTCCGTTTACCAACCCATATTCCCTATGCGAGTCGAACTGACCTGTTGCCAGTCATGATCGCAGAATCGATATCCCTTGGTGTCTTATCCTTACCAGCAGCCGTTGCTGCGCTCGGTCTAGTCCCGTTAGTGACCCTCTACTCCCTACAACTGCGACTTTGACTAATAATCCGGCGGCATGATAAGGGCGgttattcttattattggCCTTGGGCTACTAGCCACATATACTGGATACGTTCTTGGGCAATTCAAGTGGAAGCATCCCCAGATCTCCAATATGGCGGACGCGGGTGAGGTCCTGTTGGGAGCGTTCGGTCGAGAGCTATTATGCGCCGGACAGACACTGTTCCTCATATTCCTGATGGCAGGCCATCTTGTCACCTTTACGGTGGCATTGAACTCCATCAGCGGCCATGCGACCTGTTCAATGGTCTTTGGTGTTGTTGGGCTTGTTATATCGCTCATTTGTTCCCTGCCCCGGACGATGAAGAATATCTCATGGCTTTCTATACTATGTGAGTGCAATTGTACACCAATAATCTTCAACTTGTGTTACTTGCTTTTGAAACTAACTAAATATTGGCAGCCTTTATAAGTATCTTATCCGGTGTGTTCGTTACCATGATTAGTGTGGGTATCACAAAACCTGGCACAGGTGCTGCAGCAACGACCAAAACCGATTTATATCATGGGTTCTCCGCAGTATCAAATATTGTCTTCTCTTACGGTGAGTATCCCCTTCAAAGCTACTATGAGTTGGGTACTAACGCTAGCATATCCTCAAGCCGGGCATATCGGGTACTATAGCTTCATGGGTGAACTGAAGAACCCCCGTGACTTCCCCAAGGCCCTTTATCTTCTCCAAGCTGCTGAGATTGGCATTTACCTCTTGGCATCTCTCGTGATCTACCGTTATGCCGGTGCAGACGTCGCCTCACCAGCGCTAGGGTCAGCCCCTTCGGTCGTTAGTAAAATAGCCTACGGTCTTGCGTTACCCGCTGTATGTACCTATCCTGTCATGTCTAGGTTTCCGATAGTAAACCCAACTAACATATCTCTCAGATTTTAATTTCAGGCGTCGTTGCAGGCCACGTCGCCTCAAAGCTTATCTACATGCGTATATCCCATGGTACAGACCGGATGCACAAGCGAGACTTCCTTGCAATCGGGTCCTGGATAGGAGTCATTCTAACACTCTGGGTCCTGGCATGGATAATCGCCGAAGCCATACCCGGTTTTAATAGTATTCTTACTTTGATTAGTGCGCTGTTTGCGAGCTGGTTCTCTTATGGTCTTCCTGGGTTTTGTTGGCTACATATGAATGCCAGCTCATACTTTGCCTCGGGCAAAAAGATCATGCTTACTTTGGTTAATGTATCGACGATCGGTATGGCCTTTTGTATATGTGGACTGGGTGTTTATGTTGCAGGGAAGGATATTCATAGCAATCATTCTGGGGCTAGTTTTTCCTGTGCGAATAATGCATAGGTGTTTTTCAATTGAATGTTATTTTTCGTGCGTTATTCGAGCAATCCTAATTCAATCCCACTCGGCCCAAACAACCATCTGGCGTCAAGGTCGTGTATTGAACACCTAATTCCTACATGACCCTCAACATCATATATTACATCTTCGAGTATACTTTGAAGAGGTGCTAGGATTTTCGATTTCCCGTAGTCTCGTCTACAATACCCCTTTGGTCATTATAGaaaggatgatgatatctacTAAACAAGCTACATTTCATACAGAACAATAGTATATGCTATACTAATTCCCTATACTATACTCTAAGGTTTGCCACTGAGTACTCGGGACAATCGAGGATTCGAGAGGTGGTGTGCCGTCCATCCCACTGGCGGGCGAAGCGGTATGCCGAACATCGGTCGGTATGAATGACCCCGACTGCTGATGGACTTGGGTTAGACGGTGTATGTGGGTAATCGGAAATTTTCTTTACGTATAATTTGGACACTCCTAGAGGGAAGTAGGGCATAGGAACAAGCTTGGACCAAATTCGAAATGAACTCTCGGTTATCCGCGGGCCTTGCTCCGATTACCGCTCCGTATGGTCTCCGAGCTACATTTAAATtagaaaacaaaggagagATACTAAAAAAGGAGGAATTTAGCAAAGTAGAAATATAAAAGTAAGAGCGTAATCGTCACCGTGCATTGCCTCTCGCAATTCTTCAGTGTCTTCCTTGGCTTGAACCTTGTCTAGAGATATACCAGATGGTCATAGTTACCATCCAAAAGAAGATCGTCCAGGTAACATAAATGCCGTCCTTCTATCTACCAAGTTACTGTACGCACCACATGTATGTTATTGCAATAGCCTGGGCATGGGTGGAAGACAACGTCTTGTGAAAGTTCTTGCCCGGGTTTCTATTGCGTGAATCCAGCCCACGACTTCCATGTAAAATGGATACAATGGCACCACAACCAAGGCTACGCCGCGCCCTCGCCCTGCTCAAATCCATACGCAGGCCTTCGCCGGCTGTCTCGATCGAGCTTGATAAGCATACTTGTGGCCTAGAACATACTTATACCACATTTGACCGGATCCAAGGAAGTGTGACCGTTATCGTGCAATCGGAGACCCCAGTCGAGAATATAAGCATTACTTTCGAAGGTATGATGATAGCTCATTGAATCTCTTCCCGAGTCGTACGTTGTTCGCTTGCGCACAAGGGTCTAATCATATTGTGAAGGCACTGCCAAGGTATCCATCGGACGCGAGACCTGTACCCTTAGCAACACTGAAGCTACGCAGACGTTCCTGCAGCTCAAACAACCTGTCGCCCGAGGCATAGACGGGGTGCCGAAAGTCCTTCAGCCAGGACACCCTTACAAATTTCCTTTCACCTTTGTCGTTCCCCAATATTTACCTAGTCAATCGTGCAATCATGATATCAGCTGCTTGGGCCTCAAACATGCCCATGTTCAGTTGCCACCGACGCTCGACGATCCCAGACTCGGACATGGGAGAAGGACAACCCTTGATTATGTTTCCTCCGGAAAGTGCCACATATCATACCGTGTGCGCGTCAATATTTCAGATGGCTTTATTCTAGGAAATAAAAGACCAAGGCGGCTTGTGGACTGCGCTAAGAGTGTGCGAGTTCTTCCCATCGCTGTGCATTTGCCTCTGCCCATAGCCAGCTCAGATACCTATACACGGATGGAACAAAACCTTACTCAGGGGTTTGCGCAGCCAGTGTTGGGGCAGCTCATCACGGAAGCCTCACACATCCCTCCGATTTCGCTCCAATACCCACTCGATCACAGTGATATGCATAGGGCGGTGCGTCTCAATTTGAGGTTCAATCCATTAATGGATGCAGCGCCTCCCCAGTTGAGAAAGGTATCGGCCAAGCTTCAAGCCTCCACATTTTATAGTCCTCTTCCATGGGAAGATTATCCATCTTGGACCAACCAGGGACTCGCTAATGGATGGGACCGAGGAGCGTTTACTGAAAGCTTACCCATGGCGACATTTTCGATGGGGTCACTTAAGTGGGTGAGGCATCAGACCATGGGTGGTGAGCATAGGACTCAAGGATTAGACGGACTATCATTGTTGGATCATACTACACCATGCAATGACAGTCGAAGCTACTATACAGCCTTTATTGTCTTACCAATCGTCTTACCACAGCCAAGGATGCATATACCAACCTTCCACTCTTGTTTGATATCCCGCACTTACAGCATTAACGTTCGCCTTTCTTACCATACGCCCAAAACCGCTCTACAAAGCGCCAGTACTACCATTAAGATACCTCTAGTGCTACAGTACACACCCAAAAATCACCATACCAGCTTAGACTATGAGGCAACAAGCGCTTCTGATTCCGCTGTCATGAATGTTCTTCCGCCACCGGAATATGCCTCTACAGTATAAGGCTGGGTACTGGCTATTATGCTTATAATTTGTGGGATGGGATACCGAAGCTGTCAAAGATATGATGGGATCAACCAAATCTACCACCACGGATTGGAAACTGGCGGAATGAGATATGCTTTGTCTAGATAATCCTTCTAGGCCGCACCGCATATTTGTATACTCTTTAAACAGTAATGACAATATACCCCCATCTGATTGAAAGTAGTCGCAGTCAGATTCTCTTGAATTGTTTAGGTGCTCAACCCTACTTGGGTATGGTCGGTCTTACTCAATTCATTAGGCCATATCTTTAGTTCGCTAAG
Proteins encoded in this window:
- a CDS encoding uncharacterized protein (predicted protein), yielding MKLCHYHVCFLRFVFPAGLGLESADTGFQSQTSLEAKADHPFALAQDAFGDESNAEVKYKVLSWCHDRRIDIPWCLILTSSRCCARSSPRPCDLFNGLWCCWACYIAHLFPAPDDEEYLMAFYTM